One window from the genome of Nicotiana tomentosiformis chromosome 5, ASM39032v3, whole genome shotgun sequence encodes:
- the LOC138892022 gene encoding uncharacterized protein, producing the protein MNVRELLVIRDSDLLVHQVEVASYKAVTKKVVGDFVRDRIVCRFGVPESIITDNAANLNSDLMKAMCETFKIKHWNSTAYRLHMNGAVEAANKNIKKILRKMVDNYKHLPYSAVIPAEVEISSLRIIQEAELSDVEWIRSRYEQLDLIDGKRMNAVCHGQLYRNRMARVFNKKVRSRQFTPGQFVLKRIFPHQDETKGKFSPNLQGPYMVQRVLTGGALYLQR; encoded by the exons ATGAATGTTCGGGAGTTGCTGGTAATTAGAGATTCTGATCTATTGGTACACCAG GTTGAAGTCGCGTCCTATAAGGCtgtgactaagaaggtcgtagGAGATTTTGTCCGGGatcgtattgtttgtcgatttggagtacctgagtcaatcattactgataatgccgccaatctcaacagtgatctaatgaaagctatgtgtgaaacattcaagatcaagcattgGAATTCTACAGCATACAGGTTGCATATGAATGGagccgtagaagccgccaacaagaacatcaagaagatattgaggaaaatggtggataACTACAAGCATTTGCCTTACTCGG cTGTTATTCCCGCCGAAGTGGAGATTTCctctttaagaattatacaagaggCCGAACTCAGCGACGTGGAATGGATACGGAGCCGGTATGAACAACTGGATCTCATTGATGGCAAgagaatgaatgcagtgtgtcacggtcaactctaccggaatagaatggcaagggttttcaacaaaaaggttagatcaaggcaattcacaccggggcaattcGTGCTGaaacggatcttcccgcatcaggaTGAAACAAAAGGGAAATTCTCACCTAACTtgcaaggcccttacatggttcagcGAGTACTGACAGGAGGAGCATTATACTTGCAGAGATAG